The Lycium barbarum isolate Lr01 chromosome 12, ASM1917538v2, whole genome shotgun sequence genome includes a region encoding these proteins:
- the LOC132621472 gene encoding plant intracellular Ras-group-related LRR protein 4-like — protein MGSSGMSIDEIVQEIMRIHGSLPTRPSIDEVEAARDLIGNLEKEDQLKLDAISRQNKRKGVPEELFKILQEMQRNMVHFQSKEQKRDALKLLDLENVYCVFDELVQRASKCLPSNNSNGLSSTTSSSSNLISPATTATATTATSSSSFYNGKSPVKASELYSRDDSYLNKAKATFLVDGIGAGLRSGDAYSSGPKIVDSTLKPATSGQDGEKLSLIKLASMIEVSSKKGSRELMLRSKLSDQVEWIPDSIGKLSSLITLDLSENRITVLPTTIGGLSSLQKLDLHSNKIVELPDSIGDLLNLVYLDLSGNNLKLLPASFARLARLEELDMSSNSLSVLPETIGSLVSLKKLIVETNNLDELPHTIGQCTSLKELRADYNRLKALPEAVGRIESLEVLSVRYNNIRQLPTTMSALTSLKELNVSFNEIEAVPESLCFATSLVKLNISNNFADLRSLPRSIGNLELLEELDMSNNQIRVLPDSFRMLSSLRVLKTDGNPLEVPPGNILEKGAQAVVKYMGDLVANRDVKAQPVKKKKKSWAQICCFSTSNKRQRNGTDHVNA, from the exons ATGGGGTCATCAGGAATGTCAATTGACGAGATTGTCCAAGAAATTATGAGAATTCATGGATCTTTACCGACTAGACCATCCATTGATGAAGTTGAAGCTGCAAGAGATTTAATTGGAAACCTGGAGAAAGAAGATCAGTTGAAATTAGATGCTATTTCCAGGCAAAATAAAAGGAAAGGTGTTCCAGAAGAACTGTTCAAAATTTTACAAGAGATGCAGAGAAACATGGTTCATTTTCAAAGTAAAGAACAAAAAAGGGACGCTTTGAAACTGTTAGATCTTGAGAATGTTTACTGTGTGTTCGACGAATTGGTTCAAAGAGCTTCGAAATGTTTGCCTTCTAATAATTCCAATGGTTTATCTTCGACGACTTCCAGCAGCAGCAACTTAATTTCACCGGCAACGACCGCGACTGCGACTACGGCTACTTCTTCATCGAGTTTTTATAACGGGAAATCGCCTGTTAAAGCGTCTGAACTGTATAGTAGAGATGACAGTTACTTGAATAAGGCAAAAGCTACGTTTCTTGTTGATGGAATTGGTGCTGGGCTTCGATCTGGAGATGCTTATTCATCTGGCCCCAAAATTGTTGATTCCACCTTAAAGCCAGCAACTAGTG GTCAAGACGGTGAGAAATTAAGTTTGATTAAGCTTGCTAGTATGATTGAAGTTTCATCGAAAAAAGGAAGTCGAGAGCTTATGCTTCGGAGTAAATTGTCCGATCAAGTAGAATGGATTCCAGATTCTATAGGGAAGCTATCAAGTTTGATCACTTTGGATCTGTCTGAGAATCGAATTACTGTCCTACCCACCACCATAGGGGGGCTTTCATCATTGCAAAAGCTAGATTTGCACTCAAACAAAATTGTTGAGCTGCCTGATTCCATTGGAGATCTGCTTAACTTGGTCTATCTTGATCTAAGTGGTAATAACTTGAAGTTATTGCCCGCGAGTTTTGCTAGGTTAGCTCGCCTTGAAGAACTTGATATGAGCTCTAACAGCCTGTCAGTACTCCCTGAGACAATTGGCTCCTTAGTAAGTCTTAAGAAATTGATTGTGGAAACTAATAACCTTGACGAACTTCCACACACTATTGGTCAATGTACTTCTCTCAAAGAGCTTCGTGCGGACTATAACCGGCTTAAAGCTCTTCCGGAAGCAGTGGGACGAATCGAGTCTTTGGAGGTTCTGTCTGTGCGTTACAATAACATCAGGCAATTGCCCACAACTATGTCAGCCCTTACAAGTTTGAAAGAGCTCAATGTTAGTTTCAATGAAATCGAAGCAGTGCCTGAGAGCTTGTGCTTTGCTACTAGCTTGGTAAAGCTGAACATTAGCAACAATTTTGCAGACCTTAGATCACTACCAAGGTCCATTGGGAACCTTGAGTTGCTTGAAGAATTGGACATGAGTAACAACCAGATACGAGTTCTTCCAGACTCATTTAGGATGCTCTCAAGTTTGCGGGTCCTTAAAACCGATGGAAATCCTTTGGAAGTGCCACCAGGAAACATCCTTGAGAAGGGAGCACAG GCTGTTGTTAAATATATGGGTGATCTGGTTGCCAATCGGGATGTGAAGGCGCAAcccg